From Drosophila yakuba strain Tai18E2 chromosome 2L, Prin_Dyak_Tai18E2_2.1, whole genome shotgun sequence, one genomic window encodes:
- the LOC6526551 gene encoding MKRN2 opposite strand protein, which yields MLATTSTTTITSDPGILCFHHCNVKVFCFTLPHTCPHCNAPLDADVNADTDGDADVDADPSAQLDRAMPRHLLLPFRLPYPFVRATQHPCAIVLRPSAGDFLNDYSNATDLHIAVTTSGGDIVEFDRFGLRRHRRDDNPPEWRQSLMVGDVPEPWHDFWDEVLQQICAQSVRWSIASYAEESHNCYAFVLAFLQALGHAHLSEAARSKTAFCEQCIVPRTTTAGKYISLYRKIRRSGIYVHRQQAKNRSKPASATTPLSSYAADSCDGLGSSKKVSKKGYSSSSITGLATRPRPTLCTIEE from the exons ATGTTGGCTACGACAAGTACAACCACAATTACCTCGGATCCGGGCATCCTCTGTTTTCATCACTGCAACGTGAAAGTTTTCTGCTTCACTTTGCCGCACACTTGTCCCCATTGCAATGCCCCACTGGACGCGGATGTGAATGCGGATACGGATGGGGATGCAgatgtggatgcggatccGAGTGCGCAACTAGACAGGGCCATGCCACGCCACCTCCTACTGCCCTTCCGCCTGCCATATCCTTTTGTGCGGGCCACGCAGCATCCGTGCGCCATTGTCCTGCGTCCCTCCGCCGGCGATTTCCTCAA CGATTACAGCAACGCCACCGATTTGCATATCGCAGTGACCACATCCGGCGGCGACATCGTGGAGTTCGATCGCTTTGGCCTGCGCCGCCATCGGCGGGATGATAATCCTCCGGAGTGGCGTCAGTCGCTGATGGTGGGCGATGTGCCGGAGCCGTGGCACGATTTCTGGGACGAGGTCCTGCAGCAG ATCTGCGCCCAATCGGTGCGGTGGTCCATTGCCAGCTATGCGGAGGAGAGCCACAACTGCTACGCCTTCGTCCTGGCCTTCCTGCAGGCcctcggccacgcccacctgaGCGAGGCCGCCCGCAGCAAGACCGCCTTCTGCGAGCAGTGCATCGTTCCAAGGACGACGACGGCGGGCAAGTACATCTCGCTGTATCGCAAAATCCGCAGGAGCGGCATCTACGTCCATCGCCAGCAGGCCAAAAACCGCAGTAAGCCAGCATCCGCAACAACTCCTCTAAGTTCCTACGCCGCGGATTCGTGCGATGGCcttggcagcagcaaaaaggTCTCAAAGAAAGGATACTCCAGCAGCAGTATTACAGGACTTGCCACACGCCCACGACCCACGCTCTGCACCATCGAAGAGTAA
- the LOC6526550 gene encoding Golgi-associated plant pathogenesis-related protein 1, giving the protein MSVQQFEQEVLQAHNSYRAKHGAQPLTLSPKLNQLATEWASYLLSRNRMEHRQNSGYGENIYMASGGNLKGADAVRSWYEEIRHYNWNHSTFQGNTGHFTQVVWKSSTELGVGFAKRGNTIYVVCNYNPPGNYNNLFRENVARPA; this is encoded by the exons GCAA TTCGAGCAAGAAGTTCTTCAAGCCCACAATTCATATCGGGCCAAGCACGGTGCTCAACCCCTGACTTTAAGCCCCAAACTGAATCAGTTGGCCACGGAATGGGCCAGT TATTTGCTGTCCAGAAATCGCATGGAACATCGCCAGAACAGTGGATATGGTGAGAACATTTACATGGCCTCCGGTGGAAATCTGAAAGGTGCCGATGCCGTAAGATCCTGGTACGAAGAGATTCGACACTACAATTGGAATCATTCGACGTTTCAAGGAAACACGGGCCATTTCACTCAGGTGGTCTGGAAGAGCTCCACCGAGTTGGGCGTGGGTTTTGCCAAGAG GGGCAATACCATCTATGTTGTGTGCAACTACAATCCCCCTGGCAACTACAACAATTTGTTCAGGGAGAATGTCGCACGCCCAGCATGA